AGgaatgggaagaggaagagTTTCTGAACTCCAAGTCAGCATTCATACTGGCTACTGGGGACACTACAGGCAGCACGGAGTCAAGGGGAGGCTCTTGGAAGCCTTGGGACTGACAAGGCAACAGTCAGGAAGAAAACCAGGTAGAAGTGTGTACTTGTTGGAGCCTGTCTGCTTGCCACTCCCCAGAAGACCCCAGGTGTCCTAGAGCTGCCCCAGCAGGGACAGTGCCAGGATGGATGACGGTGCAGGCCTTGGCACCACAGTGTGGTTATGTGAGCCTTAACTGCGTGCTCTGCAGCACCCTGTCTCCACAAGCAGCTCTGATGCCTTCTGGTTGGGGAGGAGATGAGGACCTATGTGTTGCGGATTCCCAGggcctgctccagctcctgccgTCTTTGCTGGACCTGGAAGAGAAGAGTTGCAGCATTAACACAGACAGCAGCTCAGTGTTCAAGTACCACAGGGACCATCTGGATGGGGCTGAACACAAACTGGGATCATAATGCATTAGCGGTGTCTGAAAGCAAGGCTTAACACTGCCCCTTTTTCACCATGGCATCAGCCCCAAGAAGTGGCAGGTACACCCAGCCACTGAGTCTGGAAGGAACCCCTGCCTGGAGACACTCACCTTGGAGTAGAAGTATCTGCACACAGCTTCCTGAGCCCACGGCTGGAAGTAGAACTCGGCTCTACGCTCCTCTTCAGGATTCCCAACAACATCAGTCATCGTCTGGAAAGCACAAAGGACAAAGCAGTTCAGGGAGTACGAAAGCTCTGTGCTGAACAAAACTGCACCCCCTTTGCCTCAAAGAAACTTCAGTTCAGTCAGGTCAGGTCCTTATGTTTGATTTCAGTTCAAGTCTCGCTTTCTAAGCAGGAAAttgcctttctctctctgtggGAGCTAGTTATAATGAGGGAAACATGTGACTGGATCCACCTTCCatacaagaaaagcttttaCCTTCAAGTCCCGGCACTGGGACTGGAGCCAGTCATTGATGAAGCCCTGAGGATCTCGGGCAAAGCTCAGCATGAACTCACGCTGGGTCTTCAGCTGGTTAATTGTTTCTATTGTTTCATGGATCTGAAGGAGATAAGCACAGCATCGGGACTGCTGAATAGGGAAAAAATGTCAGAGAAACATGAAGAGATCCAACGTGTGAAGGTGAATTCTTACACTTTCTGGCTGATTTATCAGATAGGATTCACAGCTCCTAACTCCCTGCTCTAAAGGTTACTGGTTTTTCCACTGACCATTTGCTTTAAAACTCTGCTTTCAGGTAAAGCCATTTATCCACCCATTGTTGCCCTACTCCAGCTTCCAAATGCCCAACAGAGCAAAGCTGAACTGTCCCATTCAGAGCTCATCTTGCTCCACAGACACACTCCTATCTAGCAAAGAAGATGGCACACCTGAAGGAGCTCTTCCTACCTTGTTATCCAGAGCAGCAATTTCTTGTTGACTGGCAGTTGATAGCAGGAATGAATTCATCTGAGTCTTCAAGGTATCATCCACCTCCACATCAATGTCATAGCAGGCCGTTTTCTTCTGGTCATTAGGATCAACACTGGGGGCATCCacaaggaaggaagcagaaagagtAAGTCATTCAAGAAACCATCACATCAAACTGTGACTGCTTTAGGGTGATGCAGCATAAGGACTGTCAGCAGGGACAAGGCAAGCCAGCATGAGGTTCAGCTCTAACACCAAACAGCAAAGCTTCATTGATGTCTTTGCTGCATAAGGACCAAGTGACTGTTCCAAGCAAATTTCTACCCACATACGTGGTAATATAAAGGCAGTATGAGTTCCTTGTGAAAGAGAAGGATACAGTAAGTGTCAGAGGTACCCAGAGGTACCCAGGAAATAATGGCAGGCAACGCAGGGAAACTACTACTGAAAAACCAGAGCACATCATGCTATTTTTCTCTGCCAGCCTCATccatcttttgttctttctagAAATACAAAGCCAAGTAAAGCAGCCTCACCTGATCACGTGATTAATGATGATCGGTTCCGGGGGCATAAGCAGCGCATGAAGCCTTTGTGGAATTTCAGAGAACTTCATCCGCTGAGATTCAAATATCTGTGACAGAAAGACAAGGCTAAGGGAAGGAACAGGAGCTGTGCCagacagctgcctgctgaccaGGAAAAGCTGAAGCAGTTGCTCATTCCCACCACAAATCCTGTTACCTGCTGGAGGTATTTGTCACAAATGACGTACTCCCGCTCGTGGGGGTCCTGGAGCTTGTGGGTTTTGATATATTGCCACAAAGCCTGGATGATCACTGGGCGAGTCTGAGTGTGGATCCCCAGCAGACGAGCCAAGCGGGGATCCAGTTTGAACTGGGgaggctgaaagaaaaagaacagagaggTGAGAGGGGACTATGGCCACAGACCAAAGCAAATGCTGCATATGCCAAGCACTGCTATCCAACATCTCACCTGGTAATCGAGCATCAGAAGGACAGTGCAGCGCACATTGACATCTCCTGGCCTCTTCACCTGGAAGCCATCTGTCTCCTGAGTTGTAGCAGTTCTGTGCCACTGGAATACGTGCAACAGGAGGGGGATTAAGCTGCACCTACACACTCGATTCCTTTTGCTCCTGCTGCTTGCCACCCAACTTCCCCCACGACAGAAGATTCATCTTATTCCCATTTATAGTTTGAAACAAGAgttaatgcatttattcagaGCCCTGGCAAGTCAGTGGAAAAGCTAAGATAAGAATTCAAGAGAATTCAGCCCTGGCACCTAGCCACTTGTCAAAGCCTTAAATATCCCACTTCACAAGTTACCAACTACACACAAATTCAATCTGCTGGAACAGCAACCCATTTGTAGAGATAAtacagcaaaaagaagcaaGCTCACCTCTACCAGGTGATTGTCAGGGCCATAGAGGTCTTTATCAAGTTCAATGACCAGAGATTTAAAGAAGGATGagaactttcttttctgtttggtgGCATCGTATTTGGACAAAGCAGACTGCAAGCAAcacaggaaggaagagagagtCAGGAGAGCAAGTTCCAGGACTCAAGCACAGGCAAGCTGCACGACAGTGTTCCTTTAAGTTGTGAACACTTACATTCATCAACACATGCTCGAAAATCAAGTTCCAAGTCAAAAATGGTGAAAGACTGGAGATAAAGATGAGCTTGGAGGAATTAACTTACTCAGCAATTACATAAAATGCGAGTGCCCTGGTTCTAAGAGCCAGGGTACACAAAGTGCTACTGATCGGCTCTCACCATTAATTCTTATAGCTATAAGAACTTTGTATAACTCATGTTCTGCCATGGGGATACCCATCGGTCTCCGAGTTGGGCTCTCGGTCTCGTCACCATCAGACTCCTTGGAAAACAGAGATGAAGGAGGATATCAAGCCCTTAGCTACACTCCCAGACACTAAGAAACTGGTTCAATTGCCAATTCCAGATCCATCAAATCAGCTCTGTGGTTGGGTGTCTCAGACTCACATCTTCTAGCAGCCTTCCTTCTACTCGAAGCTCCCAGGAGGCCACTGTTCCTTCACCATCCTCTGCATCCGACTTGGCTGGATTGAAGGTATTGGAGATAAAAATACGTAGCTTTCGCTTTTGCTGCAAGAAAAAGCATCAGGTCAGTATTTATTCTGAAGCAAAGGGATGAGAATCATGCTTATGTTTTGTTAAAACTAAGCTTAATATTCCTCTTTTCCTCATACATCCACTCCCAGgacaaacagcacagagagaggCAGTCTTGGTCCACTTAAGTCCTGGGCATTACAGTTCTCTCTATGCTTATAGGGATATGACACAACCTTCAAAGCCCTCCTACTCTCCTGATAACAGTAAGTCTCTGGATGTCCCTTGCCAACCTTAATGGGTCGTTTCAAAGCCTCCTGGATATCCAAGCGTTTCCTCATGATCGTCTGGTCCAATTTCCTTTCAAAGGCCAGCAGGTCCATATAAGCTTGAGACTCAGGCACAAGTTCACGAATCTACAAGCAGAGCACAAGCCAATCAAGCATGCAAATCACTGTCGATTCCCCCACATCTCCCTATCAGCAGAGGCTGCCAACTGCACACGCCACTCACCCTCTGAGGTAGAATTTTG
The Excalfactoria chinensis isolate bCotChi1 chromosome 28, bCotChi1.hap2, whole genome shotgun sequence genome window above contains:
- the SMARCD1 gene encoding SWI/SNF-related matrix-associated actin-dependent regulator of chromatin subfamily D member 1 isoform X2, producing the protein MAARAGFQSVTPSGGGGGAAAGAGTLGPGTPGGPVRMGPAPGQGLYRSPLPGAAYPRPGMLPGSRLAPQGPSMGPPGYGGSPAVRPGMAQAGLDQARKRPAPQQLQQVQPQAVPNRNHNAKKKKMADKILPQRIRELVPESQAYMDLLAFERKLDQTIMRKRLDIQEALKRPIKQKRKLRIFISNTFNPAKSDAEDGEGTVASWELRVEGRLLEDSALSKYDATKQKRKFSSFFKSLVIELDKDLYGPDNHLVEWHRTATTQETDGFQVKRPGDVNVRCTVLLMLDYQPPQFKLDPRLARLLGIHTQTRPVIIQALWQYIKTHKLQDPHEREYVICDKYLQQIFESQRMKFSEIPQRLHALLMPPEPIIINHVISVDPNDQKKTACYDIDVEVDDTLKTQMNSFLLSTASQQEIAALDNKIHETIETINQLKTQREFMLSFARDPQGFINDWLQSQCRDLKTMTDVVGNPEEERRAEFYFQPWAQEAVCRYFYSKVQQRRQELEQALGIRNT
- the SMARCD1 gene encoding SWI/SNF-related matrix-associated actin-dependent regulator of chromatin subfamily D member 1 isoform X1, translated to MAARAGFQSVTPSGGGGGAAAGAGTLGPGTPGGPVRMGPAPGQGLYRSPLPGAAYPRPGMLPGSRLAPQGPSMGPPGYGGSPAVRPGMAQAGLDQARKRPAPQQLQQVQPQAVPNRNHNAKKKKMADKILPQRIRELVPESQAYMDLLAFERKLDQTIMRKRLDIQEALKRPIKQKRKLRIFISNTFNPAKSDAEDGEGTVASWELRVEGRLLEDSALSKYDATKQKRKFSSFFKSLVIELDKDLYGPDNHLVEWHRTATTQETDGFQVKRPGDVNVRCTVLLMLDYQPPQFKLDPRLARLLGIHTQTRPVIIQALWQYIKTHKLQDPHEREYVICDKYLQQIFESQRMKFSEIPQRLHALLMPPEPIIINHVISVDPNDQKKTACYDIDVEVDDTLKTQMNSFLLSTASQQEIAALDNKQSRCCAYLLQIHETIETINQLKTQREFMLSFARDPQGFINDWLQSQCRDLKTMTDVVGNPEEERRAEFYFQPWAQEAVCRYFYSKVQQRRQELEQALGIRNT